CCGCATTACTCAAACACCTGGTCAGTGTGGTGGTCGTCCTTGCATCCGAGGGATGCGAATTCGAGTGACTGATATTTTAGAAATGTTGGCTGAGAACGTTAGCATCAATGAAATTTTAGAAGACTTCCCCGATTTGGAACTAGCAGATATCCAAGCTTGTTTGCTTTTTGCAGCTCGCCGTACTGATTTCCCCAGACTAACGGCATGAAAATTTGGATTGATGCCCAACTACCGCCAACGCTGGCGAACTGGTTATCAGCGACTTTTGGTTTAGAAGCGTCTGCTCTAAGAGATTTGTCTCTTCGAGATGCTCAAGACATCGAGATCTTTGAAGCAGCGCGAGCCGAAAATGCCGTGATTATGACTAAAGATAGCGACTTCATTGATTTGGTCTGTCGCCTGGGAACACCTCCTCAAATTTTATGGTTGACCTGTGGTAATGTCACGAATCGGAATCTGAGGCAATTGCTGTCAGCTATTTTACCTGATGCTTTAGAACAACTACGGCAAGGAACAATGATCGTAGAGATCAGCAATGCTCCTTAAGCTATTTATTGGTTAGCCTCAAACCTTACCCTATAGACTACACTTGAGTGGACTAATCCCAAGCACCGACAAGTAGCCTTGAGCCTAGTAATTAGGCTGAATTTTTAGGTTGATCATTAATACCAAAATACCAAAAAGATAACCTACAACAGCTCCAAGTATTCCCATAGCTGATGTCATACCATCTTCTTCCTTTCTAGAAGTACCTTAGTAAACGCCCAAAACAGCGTAATTTCGTTGACTCATACTAGTGTCAATTTGTACAGTGCGTAAGTCCTACTAACTATTTATTGTACGGAAACTTTCTGGATATTCACCCTGTATGGGATTAATTTGAGAAATTTTCTGTATATCTACCCTATATAGAATGATATCAAGAATCTTTCGGTACATTTGTCAATGATATCCTGACTTTTTTTGGATATTATACCAATTAGTCTCAACATCAAGAATTTTTCGGGATATCATTCCGTGGAAAAACCTCCTAAAAAATCCTTGAACAGGTTAGGTTTGCAACAAGTGCTAAAAAAGCCGAAAATAGAACGAATCATTTCGGTAAGACTTCAGTATAACTCCGCCTAATTCCACTCTTGTTCCATTTTCTTTTCAGTGTCTATAATTTCTTGTTTCAATTTTTGCCAATCAAGATGAAGATTAGGAATATCTTTTGTTAATTTTCCTTGTTTGAGAAACAGAACGCGATCACTGAAAAATTCTGCAATATCCAGTTGGTGATTGACCATTAAAATGGTCATTTCTTGGGTCTTTAGAAACTCGATCACTTTTGTCGCTATGCCAATATCTAATGCGGAAGTGGGTTCATCTAATAACAAGACTTGCGGTTGCATGATTAACCCTCGTGCAATGGTCACTAGCTGGCGTTGTCCTAAAGACAGTTGTAATTCGTTTTTATCGAACCAACTTTCCGGAATTTGTAGCTGTTCGCAGTAAGCCGTGAGGCGGGTATTAATTTCCGACTGAGATAGTTGTTGTAAAGTTAGGGGATATGCGAGGGCTTCTTTTACTGTCATTCCTAATAGCTTGGGTTCTTGGGGAACTAAAACAATTTGTTTACGTAGAGAAAGAACCGGAATCTTATTGTAAGGCGTTCCCTGAAAAAAAAGCGTTCCAGTTGTCGGTTCGCTTAAACGATTGAAGAGGCGGAGTAGAGAGGTTTTTCCAGAACCAGAAGGTCCAAGAATGACCGCGCGATCGCGCGGTTTAATCTCAACAGAAATTGCTTGCAAAATTTCTGTGAAGCCAAGGCGATCTGATAAAGTGACTTGCTTGGCTTCTAAAATAATCTCAGGAGGATTTGTCATTTTTCTTGCTTCAGATGAACGGCTTTTCCTAAATAGCGAAACCAAGTCAAGTAAAGCGCGATCGAAAGTAGAACTAATACGAGTAACAGCAAACCAAATTGTTCCCATTGCTTGGTTAAAATCATCATTCCGGTTAAAAATAAGACCAGTTGCCAGGGAACAGCAATGCAAATTGCAATGATATCCCGTCGATTTTCTTGCCGAATTTTAGCTTGTTGAGGAAAAGACAATTTCTTCCGCATCGGTTGCCAAAATCCAAAGGGTTGCGTGACTCGATAGAAGTTATCTAAAACCGCTTCTTCCGTGGGAGGCGTTAAGAACGTCCCAATAATACAACCGAGGAAAGAAGCACTCGCCGGAATTAAAAAATTAGCATATTCAGGTAAGGCAATGCCACTCAATTTCGTAATAATAGCAGTGACCATTCCTGCAATCATTCCGACAGCAAACCCATAGCCATTAAAGCGCCACCAATACCATCTTAAAAGTAAGGGAATAAATAATCCGGAACCAAAGCCTAAGGTAATCCATCCCCAAATATCATTAATATTCACAACCGGAAAACTAAATAATAAACCGATTAAAACAACCGCGACAGAAGCCACGCGACTTTGAATAATCAGTTGTCGGTTATTCGCATTGGGATTGAGGTAAGCTTGATAAATATCTTTCACCCAATAGGCAGCACTAGAGTTAATAATCGAGTCAAAGGTGGACATGGCAGCGGCAATAAAACACGCCACCAACAAGCCTTTAATTCCTACAGGAATGTACGCTTCAATTACTGTGGGTAAGACTAATTCGGGATCGGCAATCACAGTATTAGTCAGTCCGTAATGAATGCCTAAAATGGCAAAAGCAGTAACCAGGGGCCAACGAAAAGCTAATAATAAGATCCAAAACAGAGAGAGTAATCCCGCTGCGCGATCGCTGCTAGCGGCAAAATAGCGTTGACTCATATAGCCCCCCGCACCACTAAACCCTTCAATTCCGGTTTTGAGGAGATAGAAAAATAGGGTAATGCCGAAGAGATTAAATGTTGAATATTGTCCCGGTAAATCCAGATTCGGGGGAGGAAGAAAGTTACTCCAATCAGTGAGGGTGGTGGAGATTGTTTGAAATTTATCACCACTGAGAGGAACGGAAATTGAAAAAGTTTCAGGTAGCGTAACCGTAGTTAAAGCTAAACTGCAAACATAAATAATAGCAATGAAGATTAAAACCCCTTGAAAAACATCAGTCCAAATCACGCCATAAAAACCGCTCGCAGCGGTATAAATCATCGCTAAAGTAATCATTAAAATAGCAGCTAAGCGATCATCAATGCCTAAAAGTTGACCAAAAAATTTCCCCCCACCCACAGCAAAATAACTAATAATCCAAATCGAGATAATGAGATTAGCAATGGCACTAATTAAACGGGCAATATTGCCTTCTCTGCCTTCCCCAAATCGTAATCGCATCCATTCGGCTAACGTCATTACTTGGGCGCGTCTGGTCCACTTTCCCATGAAGATCATGAAAAATGCCATAATCAACACAATGCCACCGCGAATTTCAATGAAAAAGCCTTTAATCCCAATGGCGTAAATTAAAGCGGTGATGATCATTGTTCCCGCAATATCCGTATTCGATGCCATCCCAGACGCCCCTAATGCCCACCACGGTAAACGCCGATTGCCTAAGAAATAAGCATCAATCCCTTGGGAGGCTTTCCGTTGTAAAATAAAGCCAAAACCAACAATTGTTAACAGATAAGCAGTAATAATTAAATAGTCTAAAAATTGCATGAATGAGTTTAGTTGGATAATTTTTCTTTAATCTCAGGCAAGGCTGCTTCTACACAGCGATATCCTTCTTGGATTAGAGTTTCTGCTTGGTGAAAATCAAAAATACCATACTGAGAAAGGCGCGGTTGTAATAAAATATCTGGCTGATAAAGTTGCAAGTTAATTTGGGTCACCTGTTGCTCCATAATATTAATAGTACTTCCAATGACATCAAAAATATTCGGAGTTGGCAAATTATTTTCATTCCGTTCCGGTAGCCAGTTATCCATTTTTTGAGCGAGCGTTTCTTGGACGGCTTCGTAACGAGACTTAATCGTATTTAAAAGTGCAATTCGATAGGTTTGGTTTTCTTTATTTCCGGTTTCACTGCTACTTTTTGAAGATTTCATTTCAGATAAAATTTCCTGAGTTTCACCGTTTGTTTCTGCTTCTGTTGACACTTCAGGAGGAAGTGAATAGGGATAATTGAGGTTAATGGCAATAACAACATCGCTTCCCATTGCTTGCACAACATCCACCGGTACAGGATTAGTGACACCGCCATCCACCAAATAAGTTTCTTCTCGATTAAAGGGAGTAAAAACACCAGGAATCGAAAGACTTGCCCTGACCGCATCGACCATTGATCCGGTTTTGAGGATTACCGCTTGTTGGGTTGATAAATCAGTGGCAACGCAGTGAAAAGGAATCGTTGTTTCTTCTAAATTACAGTCAAGAACATGAGTATAAATCAGGTCATAAACTTTGTCACCATCGAGTAAGCCTTGAGTGGGAAATTCAACATCCAGTAAAGAAACAATCGTTTTCCAATCAATCTCTTTCACGAATTCTTCTAAGTCATGTAACTGGTTAACAGCATGAATACCACCGACGAAAGCACCAATACTAGTTCCGGCAATATAATCAATGGTTATTCCTGCTGCTTCTAGCGCCCGAATTGCCCCAATATGCGCCCAGCCTCTGGCGCCGCCACTTCCCAGGGCTAAACCAACTTTCTTTGCCATTCTTTTTAATTTGTTACCCCAACAATGAGGTAATTATTCATGATTCATTCCGTTGTGTCAATTCTTGATCAAAGCTAAAAGACGGATATTGGATTCCCTTTTCCTGGAAGGCTTGTTTACTGCGACGAGTTAAATCAGTTTTGTAGATAAATTCATCTCGGGCATCCATGGGATAGGATTTTAACTTCAAGTGAGTACCCCATAATGCTTCAGAAACAATCACTGTAATCGGCAATTTGAGTTGGGTGTATTTGCTACTGTAAGCGGCTTGATAAAGGATATCAATGACCACTTCTAAATCAACATGATGATCGCAATAAAAATCGGTAACAACTTGCGCTTCGAGTTCGCCACTGTTACTATTAGAAATCGCTTCAGTCAAAATTTTACTATGAGGAATCGTGATTAGGTTATCATCTGGGGTTTTAACACGAATGCCTCTTAAGCCAAAGTCAGTGACTTCGCCATAATGATCGCCAATTTTAACGCGATCGCCGACACGATAAGGGGCTTCAAATAAGGCGACAATGCCAGCAATAATAGCCGTGGTATAGTCTTTAAAAGCAAACCCCAAAGTCAGCGCGATCGTACCAGTTAGTGCAATTAAATTCTGTCCTGATAGATTCAAAAACAAGTTAACTAAATAACTAACAGTAATAATTAAAACCAGTCCTTTCCAGAACGGAACTGATTGTTTGATTAGTAACCGATAACGCCGTGGAACTTGTTCAGAAGCCCAAGTTGTTATAAACTGAATTGAAACTAATAAACCATAACTAATTAAAAGAGCTAATCCCGCAAACAGTAGCTTATTCCAAGTTAAATCTGTGAATAAATCTTCTGAAATTTGCTGACTACCACCTGACTGGGCAACTAGATTAAATGCAATTTCTTTTAATCTCATTAATCTTCTCCAATTAAAAAGTTATTTTGACTCATTTTTTGTTTTATAGAAGTAAAAGTGATAGACACATACTTTACATTATTTTTTAAAAGTAAATTATATCTTAATAAGACTGTAATATTTTGATGCTATGAGTTGTATTTAAGATTACATTTTTCAAGGGAATTTACTGATAATGCTGAAATTATTTAAGCGTCTGAAACCTCAATATTTATTTGTAGGCTTGGTGAGTGTTACTTATATAACGTTATTTGTGGTAACAAATCAACTACAAGATCCGTTATGGGCTGATGAAAGTTCATTTTATGCAACTAGCCAACAATTTAGCCAGCAACTGATTCCAAGTTTTGATCAGCTTAAAAATTATGATGAATTGAATACACCATTACCTTTTATTATTTATGGTCAAATCCAATATTTATTTAATAATGGAGTATTTCCTGGACGCTTATTAAACTACATTTTGTCTATTACTATTATATTTTTGATTGGTTGGCCTAAGAATGATAAATATAGATTTTTATCAATCTTAGCTTCAATCGGTTTTTTACTATATCCATATTTTTTGTGGTTTAGTACTCGTTATTATACTGATATTATTGCTGCCTTTTTTGCTTTATTAGGTATAGTTAGCTATCGGCAAAAATTCCCTATTTTTAGCTGCTTTAATTTTATTTTGGCAATCGCATCTCGTCAATATATGCTAGCCTTTCCCCTTGGAGTTGCCGGTTATGAATTAATTCTTGCTATCCGAGAAAAAAAATGTCCTAGTTTAAGCTTTTTTTTACCAGCAATCGCTGCCCTATCAATCTTGGGCTGGTTTTTAATTTTTGGTGGATTAGCGCCTTCTAAGGCAATTGAGGCTCATGCTCCTGCCGTCCAATTAAGTCTTTGGAGTTTGACACCTAGCAGTGGCTTTTACGCTTTAGCTTGCATTGGGCTTTATTACGTCATACCAGAATGGTTACTAT
The DNA window shown above is from Cyanobacteria bacterium GSL.Bin1 and carries:
- a CDS encoding DUF433 domain-containing protein, with protein sequence MNSTVSLLTRITQTPGQCGGRPCIRGMRIRVTDILEMLAENVSINEILEDFPDLELADIQACLLFAARRTDFPRLTA
- a CDS encoding mechanosensitive ion channel; translation: MRLKEIAFNLVAQSGGSQQISEDLFTDLTWNKLLFAGLALLISYGLLVSIQFITTWASEQVPRRYRLLIKQSVPFWKGLVLIITVSYLVNLFLNLSGQNLIALTGTIALTLGFAFKDYTTAIIAGIVALFEAPYRVGDRVKIGDHYGEVTDFGLRGIRVKTPDDNLITIPHSKILTEAISNSNSGELEAQVVTDFYCDHHVDLEVVIDILYQAAYSSKYTQLKLPITVIVSEALWGTHLKLKSYPMDARDEFIYKTDLTRRSKQAFQEKGIQYPSFSFDQELTQRNES
- a CDS encoding sodium:solute symporter, which gives rise to MQFLDYLIITAYLLTIVGFGFILQRKASQGIDAYFLGNRRLPWWALGASGMASNTDIAGTMIITALIYAIGIKGFFIEIRGGIVLIMAFFMIFMGKWTRRAQVMTLAEWMRLRFGEGREGNIARLISAIANLIISIWIISYFAVGGGKFFGQLLGIDDRLAAILMITLAMIYTAASGFYGVIWTDVFQGVLIFIAIIYVCSLALTTVTLPETFSISVPLSGDKFQTISTTLTDWSNFLPPPNLDLPGQYSTFNLFGITLFFYLLKTGIEGFSGAGGYMSQRYFAASSDRAAGLLSLFWILLLAFRWPLVTAFAILGIHYGLTNTVIADPELVLPTVIEAYIPVGIKGLLVACFIAAAMSTFDSIINSSAAYWVKDIYQAYLNPNANNRQLIIQSRVASVAVVLIGLLFSFPVVNINDIWGWITLGFGSGLFIPLLLRWYWWRFNGYGFAVGMIAGMVTAIITKLSGIALPEYANFLIPASASFLGCIIGTFLTPPTEEAVLDNFYRVTQPFGFWQPMRKKLSFPQQAKIRQENRRDIIAICIAVPWQLVLFLTGMMILTKQWEQFGLLLLVLVLLSIALYLTWFRYLGKAVHLKQEK
- a CDS encoding patatin family protein translates to MAKKVGLALGSGGARGWAHIGAIRALEAAGITIDYIAGTSIGAFVGGIHAVNQLHDLEEFVKEIDWKTIVSLLDVEFPTQGLLDGDKVYDLIYTHVLDCNLEETTIPFHCVATDLSTQQAVILKTGSMVDAVRASLSIPGVFTPFNREETYLVDGGVTNPVPVDVVQAMGSDVVIAINLNYPYSLPPEVSTEAETNGETQEILSEMKSSKSSSETGNKENQTYRIALLNTIKSRYEAVQETLAQKMDNWLPERNENNLPTPNIFDVIGSTINIMEQQVTQINLQLYQPDILLQPRLSQYGIFDFHQAETLIQEGYRCVEAALPEIKEKLSN
- a CDS encoding ATP-binding cassette domain-containing protein; this translates as MTNPPEIILEAKQVTLSDRLGFTEILQAISVEIKPRDRAVILGPSGSGKTSLLRLFNRLSEPTTGTLFFQGTPYNKIPVLSLRKQIVLVPQEPKLLGMTVKEALAYPLTLQQLSQSEINTRLTAYCEQLQIPESWFDKNELQLSLGQRQLVTIARGLIMQPQVLLLDEPTSALDIGIATKVIEFLKTQEMTILMVNHQLDIAEFFSDRVLFLKQGKLTKDIPNLHLDWQKLKQEIIDTEKKMEQEWN